The following are encoded together in the Vanrija pseudolonga chromosome 7, complete sequence genome:
- the pom1_1 gene encoding DYRK-family kinase pom1: MTYSAARGSPPSAGGPLHAPGQPSVPYRQASGSSAWSTAGPGSTAASSSLAPAPIGLGWSPGASPRSLNDPDRFEDAASDDGGAASNAATASFNNGGTYQPQPQSWTSSPISQPPRDQIEAYTPPSAYSRELLLPSSQSSSTLNSSMRGRRAPAPAALDLSPRSRQAIEESQQIPEEPPGWPQPHIPARSARRLSRPLPTAPPTRAEEFAHLVQSSARNGEPVPFPSNSSPLIASSSTLPLHAPLSAFGMDDQQMSTADQRTSIASSGANGDRVSIDSYYLGAVPHDYMGTGGGLSPPPTSFHPTTPDYTDPSDIDRRGLVGVGELATPRWGATSASRHHLRTPSMPHDFSLSPPMPPLPASALQPGSLPKGGAVWGAADHSGVGVMERVTEESPRHQQRMRHRSVSHETPKRPLNESSQSGVKALDSLLSISSIGDFSFESSIDNGALAASLAMPEPMSPVRNQKLRASAPPSAKDYAAYAQLLATGQGLPSSPLPTEAALGGAPVPGSARERLYARRASRAASGGAPHQSPSQLMEAAPLPPSKMSPPNSADSQTFEHRRDQRRTPPGSREPSTSKRRPPSSPSATHHDILKLMTPKDFSHLPPSPSGASINQILKGSSSGTNLTSGSGLPLGPSLSTRTPPGSVSGHGSKSNLGRSESMRSRAQSLKVTDAMSTAEALRKLDGLGTPNKKSNGSIGSSSTPKAGSGRPVTPPETAKRLNRKNSLSSVHSNAQRGKDSPLNNWYDVGQDLPAVNRRVGHDSVASAQDLPPLTFEKRESSPSVVGTPTSRDSYSHVNSSATPPSGNRDSRLEKAPRRSSLASDMSSAEGGGVDDRLSEGFVPPVPPLPRGYQSMRQGLSSLASGTPAAAPMQYVPLHAEVPVERESPDTSNVPKVAFPSPQKYSPESTTSHETPRTRTMSKKWSFSSALNLNKLHKETAVSPPALSPSLPIPVDSPSTPQTPWSEVDHRVGLASPRAPTLQQVRSRDSVDLANTSITADARSNHSATPVAPGATATQQPAKSGSKRLAPSSIPFFRRASASSVSLAHKLASPPEVQTPRFSTQAPPPPTPSSTASTQRTPSSTRKSVLGMHLPNMLRGSASKRGLAQQVAPTVVERPEVKPSATAMATTAAQQASAPTTGSIGRAGGRARGMTLSSGGDPGSSLIRKPSVDTHYTSVSSRSESTVNGATPSIKSTKLPVAGGTLHNATSLTSLRKSDASRAPPTATPTKIPRMASRPSVVTPNTQAAHSSMPPPALPSTLTLATSQSANVLAAPSLTTHFPSTASINEFQFSEYSGNSARQSLQPGSSSAHRAHLLAPMSARKLSVSGIPQPPSTAVPVASRRDTLGAPPVSGVPQSRRTLPQLPSSATAMTISASAKARPSLSRRNSVSQDAENEPPAPQPIKSSKSLHSKMSHGAHSRLSLSASTGSTRRISMAPETSESPTDDEEAAADAEMAAYVARRKARAAAGTSSKKDDLSDLLGFPEDVDPAEAVSQRSFISRHLNSLSDYERKEVLDFDFIYYVARNVKRAPQPDGKIYNHGYDDERGDYIVVEGDHLCYRYEVISVLGKGSFGQVVHCRDHKTGGSVAVKIIRNKKRFHAQALVEVKILQQIVEWDPEDRHFMVKMTDHFYFRGHLCIVTELLSINLYELIKANQFCGFSTAVIRRFTTQMLSSLMLMRQHRIVHCDLKPENILLRHPAKSGIKVIDFGSSCHESEKVYTYIQSRFYRSPEVILGMNYAMAIDMWSLGCILAELYTGYPIFPGENEHEQLACIMEVLGIPDSSLINKASRRKLFFDTAGAPRPFVNAKGKRRRPGTRSLASVLKCNDELFVDFIAKCLTWDPDKRLKPQPAMRHPWILAGRRRQPPPPPERDTRASFLGTPSARRATMTNGDKKTLVISTPVPLVARASQAPSSASRVGVSATTARLHARNSYVPNAQKVSMA, encoded by the exons ATGACTTActccgccgcgcgaggcTCTCCGCCCAGCGCTGGCGGTCCATTGCACGCGCCCGGCCAACCCTCGGTGCCCTATCGTCAGGCTAGCGGTTCTTCCGCTTGGTCGACTGCAGGTCCGGGCTctaccgccgcctcctcaaGCCTCGCCCCGGCTCCAATAGGACTCGGCTGGTCACCAGGGGCGTCACCACGTTCGCTCAACGACCCGGATCGcttcgaggacgcggcgagcgacgacggagGTGCCGCGTCCAACGCTGCGACCGCGTCGTTTAATAATGGCGGCACCTACCAACCGCAGCCACAGTCATGGACGAGCAGCCCCATATCGCAGCCACCGAGGGATCAGATCGAGGCGTACACACCACCATCTGCGTACTCTCGGGAACTATTACTTCCAAGCTCCCAGTCATCGTCAACGCTTAATTCGAGCATgcggggacggcgagctcCGGCGCCTGCAGCTCTGGATCTGAGTCCTCGTTCACGTCAGGCTATCGAGGAGTCGCAGCAGATTCCCGAGGAACCACCAGGTTGGCCCCAACCACATATCCCAGCTCGTTCGGCTCGC CGCCTGTCTCGTCCGCTGCCTACGGCCCCTCCCACGCGCGCAGAGGAATTCGCTCATCTTGTCCAGTCATCGGCTCGCAACGGCGAGCCTGTCCCCTTCCCCTCAAACAGCTCCCCACTAATTGCATCCTCCTCAACCCTCCCTCTTCATGCCCCGCTCTCGGCTTTTGGCATGGACGACCAACAAATGTCGACTGCTGACCAGAGAACCTCCATCGCCAGCTCTGGCGCCAATGGCGACCGTGTATC CATCGACTCGTACTATCTCGGCGCTGTACCTCACGACTACATGGGTACAGGTGGCGGCTTGTCGCCTCCCCCAACGTCCTTCCATCCCACGACGCCAGATTACACCGACCCCTCGGATATTGATCGCCGTGGACTTGttggtgtcggcgagctggcgacACCTCGATGGGGAGCGACCTCTGCCAGCCGGCACCATCTCCGCACCCCTAGCATGCCGCATGACTTCTCTCTCAGCCCTCCAATGCCTCCCCTGCCCGCTTCCGCCCTGCAGCCTGGGTCCTTACCAAAAGGGGGCGCGGTCTGGGGAGCGGCGGACCACTCGGGCGTGGGCGTTATGGAACGTGTTACCGAGGAGAGCCCacggcaccagcagcgcatGCGGCACCGCTCCGTCTCTCATGAGACCCCCAAGCGCCCGCTAAATGAGTCGTCCCAGTCTGGCGTAAAGGCTCTCGACTCCCTGCTTTCCATCTCGTCCATCGGTGACTTCAGCTTTGAGTCGTCCATCGACAATGGTGCTTTGGCCGCATCCCTCGCCATGCCCGAGCCCATGTCACCTGTGCGCAACCAAAAGCTTAGAGCCTCCGCCCCGCCTTCGGCCAAAGACTACGCCGCATACGCCCAGTTGCTGGCCACCGGACAGGGCTTACCAAGTTCACCCCTCCCTACCGAAGCCGCTCTTGGCGGCGCTCCGGTGCCAGGCAGCGCTCGCGAGCGTTTATACGCACGCagggcgtcgcgggcggctTCTGGCGGTGCCCCTCACCAGTCGCCTTCGCAATTGATGGaagccgcgccgctcccacCAAGCAAGATGTCTCCTCCAAACTCGGCCGACTCTCAGACGTTCGAGCACCGCCGTGACCAGCGCAGAACGCCTCCCGGCTCGCGGGAACCGTCGACTTCCAAGCGGCGTCCCCCGTCAAGTCCTAGTGCCACGCACCACGACATCTTAAAGCTCATGACCCCGAAGGACTTTTCCCACTTGCCACCTAGCCCATCTGGAGCCTCCATCAACCAGATCTTGAAGGGGTCGAGTTCGGGAACCAACCTGACGTCGGGCTCTGGCCTCCCGCTGGGCCCCAGCCTTTCCACACGTACCCCTCCGGGGTCGGTTTCCGGTCATGGCTCCAAGTCCAACCTGGGCCGTTCCGAGTCGATGCGCTCGCGAGCACAGTCGCTCAAGGTCACCGACGCGATGTCGACCGCCGAAGCTCTTCGCAAACTTGATGGATTGGGGACACCAAACAAGAAGAGCAACGGTTCAAttggctcgtcgtcgactccCAAGGCTGGCAGCGGTAGACCTGTGACCCCTCCAGAGACCGCAAAGCGTCTGAACAGAAAGAATAGTCTTTCTAGCGTCCACAGTAATGCCCAGAGGGGCAAGGACTCGCCTCTCAACAACTGGTACGACGTCGGCCAGGATCTGCCAGCTGTCAACCGCCGAGTTGGCCATGACAGCGTCGCAAGCGCCCAAGACCTCCCCCCGTTAACCTTTGAGAAACGCGAATCGTCACCAAGCGTCGTGGGTACGCCCACCTCTCGCGACTCGTACTCTCATGTCAACTCGTCGGCCACCCCGCCCTCCGGAAACCGGGACAGTCGCCTCGAAAAGGCACCACGACGGTCAAGCCTTGCCAGCGACATGTCATCTGCAGaaggcggcggtgtcgaTGACCGTCTTTCGGAGGGCTTTGTCCCGCCGGTTCCCCCTCTACCACGCGGCTACCAATCGATGCGCCAGGGCTTGTCCAGCCTTGCCTCCGGTACgccggctgcggcgccgaTGCAGTACGTTCCGCTGCACGCGGAGGTGCCAGTCGAAAGGGAATCTCCCGACACTTCCAATGTTCCCAAGGTCGCCTTCCCGTCGCCACAGAAGTATTCGCCTGAGAGCACGACATCGCATGAGACTCCACGCACACGGACAATGAGCAAGAAGTGGTCCTTCTCGTCAGCGCTTAATCTGAACAAGCTTCACAAGGAGACGGCTGTTTCGCCACCGGCCCTGTCTCCGTCCCTCCCCATCCCCGTTGACTCTCCCTCGACGCCACAGACGCCATGGTCCGAGGTGGACCACCGCGTCGGCTTGGCTTCACCTCGTGCCCCCACTCTGCAGCAGGTCCGTTCACGAGACTCTGTCGATCTGGCCAACACGTCCATTACCGCCGATGCGCGCTCGAACCACAGTGCTACGCCCGTTGCACCTGGAGCAACCGCcacccagcagccagcaaAATCGGGATCCAAGCGCCTCGCCCCTTCATCCATCCCCTTTTTCCGCCGCGCTTCCGCATCGTCAGTTTCCCTTGCGCACAAGCTTGCATCGCCACCAGAGGTGCAAACACCACGTTTCTCCACTCAGGCTCCACCTCCGCccaccccgagctcgacggcgtcgactcAACGtacgccgtcgagcacccGCAAATCGGTCCTCGGAATGCACCTCCCAAACATGCTCCGAGGAAGCGCTTCCAAACGCGGCTTGGCCCAGCAAGTCGCACCGACCGTCGTGGAGAGGCCCGAGGTCAAGCCGtccgcgacggcgatggcgaccaCTGCTGCGCAGCAAGCATCAGCGCCGACTACAGGCTCCATCGGACGGGCAGgtggacgcgctcgcggcatG ACGTTATCCTCTGGCGGTGACCCTGGATCGTCACTCATCCGCAAGCCGTCTGTTGACACGCATTACACGTCGGTTTCAAGCCGATCCGAGTCAACAGTCAACGGCGCGACTCCGTCCATCAAGAGCACAAAGTTACCTGTCGCAGGCGGCACGTTGCATAACGCAACGTCGCTGACTTCGCTGCGCAAGTCCGATGCCTCGCGCGCACCTCCCACGGCGACTCCTACCAAGATTCCGCGCATGGCATCCCGCCCATCAGTCGTCACCCCTAACACACAGGCGGCGCACTCGTCGATGCCTCCACCGGCTTTGCCATCAACGTTGACTCTCGCCACGAGCCAAAGCGCCAATGTCCTGGCTGCCCCATCACTGACAACCCACTTTCCTTCAACCGCCAGCATCAACGAGTTCCAGTTCAGCGAGTACAGCGGCAACAGTGCACGCCAGTCTCTACAGCCTGGCTCATCTAGCGCCCACCGGgcgcacctcctcgcacCAATGTCGGCCCGCAAGCTCAGCGTGTCTGGCATCCCGCAGCCGCCGTCAACTGCGGTACCCGTTGCTTCGCGGCGCGACACGCTTGGCGCACCGCCCGTCTCTGGTGTGCCCCAGTCAAGACGCACGCTCCCTCAACTCCCTTCGTCCGCGACAGCCATGACCATTTCGGCTTCTGCCAAAGCGCGGCCCAGCTTGAGCCGTCGCAACTCGGTCAGCCAGGATGCTGAGAACGAGCCGCCTGCACCACAGCCCATCAAGTCGTCCAAGTCGCTGCACTCGAAGATGTCTCATGGCGCGCACTCGCGGTTGTCTCTTTCGGCTTCGACAGGATCTACGAGACGCATCTCCATGGCCCCAGAGACATCGGAGAGtcccaccgacgacgaggaggccgcagCTGATGCCGAGATGGCCGCGTATGTTGCGCGCCGCAaggctcgcgccgctgctggcacAAGTTCCAAGAAGGATGACCTCAGCGACCTGCTCGGCTTCCCCGAAGACGTCGACCCAGCCGAGGCGGTCAGCCAGCGGTCGTTCATCTCGCGGCACCTCAACTCTCTCTCCGACTATGAGCGcaaggaggtgctcgactttgacttcATCTACTACGTTGCGCGAAACGTCAAGCGCGCTCCGCAGCCCGATGGCAAGATCTACAACCAcggctacgacgacgagcgaggcgacTACATTGTCGTCGAAGGGGACCACTTGTGTTACCGCTACGAGGTCATCAGCGTGCTTGGCAAGGGCTCGTTCGGCCAAGTTGTCCACTGCCGCGATCACAAGACTGGTGGCTCGGTTGCTGTCAAGATCATCCGCAACAAGAAGCGCTTCCACGCGCAGGCCTTGGTCGAGGTCAAGATCCTTCAGCAGATTGTGGAGTGGGATCCCGAGGACAGGCACTTCATGGTCAAGATGACGGATCACTTCTATTTCCGTGGCCATCTCTGTATCGTCACAGAGCTCCTCAGCATCAACCTGTACGAACTGATCAAGGCGAATCAGTTCTGCGGCTTCTCAACCGCGGTCATTCGCCGCTTCACGACCCAAATGCTGTCATCGTTGATGCTCATGCGCCAACACCGCATCGTGCACTGCGATCTCAAGCCTGAGAACATCCTCCTGCGCCACCCGGCAAAAAGTGGCATCAAGGTGATCGACTTTGGCTCGTCGTGTCACGAGTCTGAGAAGGTCTACACCTACATCCAATCCCGCTTTTACCGCAGCCCCGAGGTTATCTTGGGCATGAACTACGCCATGGCAATCGACATGTGGTCGCTTGG CTGCATTCTTGCCGAGCTGTACACTGGCTACCCCATCTTCCCGGGAGAGAATGAacacgagcagctcgcgtGCATCATGGAAGTGCTCGGTATCCCCGACTCGTCCTTGATCAACAAGGCGTCGCGACGCAAGCTCTTCTTTGACACGGctggcgcgcctcgtccgTTTGTGAATGCCAAGGGCAAGCGACGTCGACCTGGCACGCGCTCTCTTGCGTCGGTTCTCAAGTGCAACGACGAGCTCTTTGTCGACTTTATCGCAAAGTGTCTCACTTGGGACCCAGACAAGCGCCTTAAACCGCAGCCTGCGATGAGGCACCCGTGGATCCTAGCCGGGCGACGCAgacagccgccgcctccgccggaGCGTGATACACGGGCGTCATTTCTTGGcacgcccagcgcgaggcgcgcgacgatgaCAAACGGCGACAAGAAGACTCTTGTCATCTCAACACCAGTGCCACTTGTGGCCAGAGCCTCTCAAGCTCCATCCTCCGCGTCTCGTGTTGGCGTGTCAGCCACCACTGCACGACTTCACGCACGGAACAGCTACGTC CCTAACGCACAAAAGGTCAGCATGGCCTGA